In one Rutidosis leptorrhynchoides isolate AG116_Rl617_1_P2 chromosome 8, CSIRO_AGI_Rlap_v1, whole genome shotgun sequence genomic region, the following are encoded:
- the LOC139863130 gene encoding uncharacterized protein → MIWVIVDRLTKSAHFLPASEMTSLSKLAQLYINEVVARHGIPLSIISDRDSRFVSNFWQSLQQNLGTRVNLSTSYHPQTDEAGEKQFTGPKIVQQIADKVTIAREKLKAARDRQKMYVDPHRRPVIFSVGEHVYLKVSSWKGDLKVDMNKKLVEEPVRIVDRKVTKLRKKQIPMVLVEWKHSLGSNLTWETEELMKAR, encoded by the exons atgatctgggtgattgttgatcgattaACCAAGAGCGCACACTTTTTGCCTGCTAGTGAAATGACATCGTTGAGTAAATTGGCTCAGTTGTACATAAATGAAGTTGTAGCTCGGCATGGGATACcattatctattatttcagataggGATTCAAGATTTGTATCTAACTTCTGGCAGAGTTTACAACAAAATTTGGGTACTCGTGTTAATCTTAGTACAtcgtatcatcctcagacagacg AGGCTGGAGAGAAACAGTTTACAGGTCCTAAAATTGTACAACAAATCGCTGATAAAGTTACAATAGCTCGAGAAAAGTTAAAAGCTGCcagagatagacagaaaatgtacgTAGATCCTCATCGACGACCAGTGATATTTTCTGTGGGTGAACATGTGTACCTGAAAGTATCATCGTGGAAAGGT GATTTAAAGGTTGACATGAAtaaaaagttagttgaagaaccagTCAGGATTGTTGACAGAAAGGTTACCAAGCTACGTAAGAAACAGATACCAATGGTACTTGTAGAATGGAAACATAGTTTGGGTTCTAATTTAACTTGGGAAACGGAAGAGCTAATGAAGGCTAGATAG